From the Tribolium castaneum strain GA2 chromosome 2, icTriCast1.1, whole genome shotgun sequence genome, one window contains:
- the LOC658303 gene encoding glucoside xylosyltransferase 2, giving the protein MKLYTCLRIGVSFSVLLVVFYFYSIKILNNKDDVSVEESHKVTKSLEVTTDRIEFKRNDIVLAVVACGDRLQETLNMLKSALIFSKEKLNFIVFAEDNLIESFNQKLSEWKTLTNHAFTYKVMALTFPVKDAEEWKRLFKPCAAQRLFLPNILKDVDSLLYMDTDTLFLTPVENIWSYFHKMNSSQMAALAPEHEDPNVGWYNRFAKHPFYGKLGVNSGVMLMNLTRMRAFQWSEYVVPIYRKYKLKITWGDQDIINIIFHYHPGKLYLYSCRFNFRPDHCMYMSVCKPAEKFGVAVVHGSRGFFHSEKQPVFQAIYRAFEEFRLGGDVFKDFYQPLEAFLEQVQNTNCGHIKDIFLKNVRLYINMEDTS; this is encoded by the exons ATGAAATTGTATACATGCCTCCGAATAGGTGTGTCGTTTTCGGTCCTTTTGGTAGTATTCTATTTCTACAGCATCAAGATACTCAATAACAAAGATGACGTGAGTGTGGAAGAGTCtcataaagtaacaaaaagtCTTGAGGTAACAACAGACCGGATCGAGTTTAAACG AAATGACATTGTCCTGGCTGTGGTTGCGTGTGGAGACAGGCTTCAAGAAACCCTGAATATGCTCAAATCTGCTCTAATATTTAGCAAAGAGAAGCtgaattttatcgtttttGCCGAGGATAACTTAATAGAGAGTTTCAATCAAAAA TTAAGCGAATGGAAAACTTTAACAAACCATGCGTTTACGTACAAAGTTATGGCTTTGACGTTTCCTGTGAAGGACGCAGAGGAGTGGAAGAGGCTTTTTAAGCCTTGTGCAGCCCAGAGATTATTTCTACCT aatattttaaaagacgTAGATTCCTTATTGTACATGGATACAGATACGTTGTTTTTGACGCCAGTCGAGAACATTTGGAGCTATTTCCACAAGATGAATTCTAGTCAGATGGCTGCGTTGGCCCCAGAACATGAGGACCCAAACGTTGGGTGGTACAACCGTTTTGCCAAACACCCATTTTACGGAAAATTGG GCGTAAATTCCGGCGTGATGTTAATGAATTTGACCAGAATGAGGGCGTTCCAGTGGAGTGAGTACGTAGTCCCCATTTAtagaaaatacaaattgaagATAACGTGGGGCGACCAGGACATAATCAATATAATTTTCCACTACCACCCTG GGAAATTGTATTTATATTCGTGTAGGTTTAATTTCCGACCTGACCACTGCATGTACATGAGTGTTTGTAAGCCGGCGGAAAAGTTCGGAGTGGCTGTGGTCCATGGTTCTCGCGGGTTTTTCCACTCAGAGAAACagccggtttttcaagcaatttATAGAGCTTTTGAAGAG TTCCGTCTAGGGGGTGATGTATTCAAGGATTTTTACCAACCGCTTGAAGCCTTTTTGGAACAAGTTCAGAACACGAACTGTGGCCATATTAAAgacatttttctcaaaaacgtgCGACTTTACATTAACATGGAAGACACCAGTTAG
- the 140up gene encoding RPII140-upstream gene protein, with protein sequence MLRKVLKPTTLCALWPLDFLNDNDKLRQDTPTEQKVDLSTLPEETGWDRLKRVFEADDFGEVSKELLTVLHVGGMSLFVGGIYGGVVHSRVAYVNFMKNNQATAFTDHLEAKKKLQDAVTKSFGKGAWMWSWRLASFTMSFTAISTGISVYRGKSGILEYVVAGLFSGTLYKWNMGPRGWVVGGGLGAVLGLIAGGATLGLLSLTGMSMDEVRYWQYHWQRERQNYTNKGIAEYLAKEEDEVVQHHNKRVGNSGKTLENVAE encoded by the exons atgttgcgAAAAGTGTTAAAGCCCACAACGTTGTGTGCTCTTTGGCCGCTTGATTTTCTCAATGACAATGATAAGTTGAGGCAAGACACTCCCACCGAGCAAAAAGTTGATTTATCAACTTTGCCGGAAGAGACAGGTTGGGACCGTCTGAAGCGGGTTTTTGAGGCCGA TGACTTTGGTGAGGTCAGCAAGGAATTACTCACTGTTTTACACGTCGGGGGCATGAGTTTGTTCGTGGGGGGCATTTACGGGGGCGTTGTGCACAGTAGGGTGGCCTATGTGAATTTTATGAAGAACAACCAAGCCACGGCTTTTACTGATCATCTCGAGGCCAAG aaaaaattgcaagatgCGGTTACGAAAAGTTTCGGGAAGGGGGCCTGGATGTGGTCGTGGAGGCTTGCCTCGTTCACGATGTCTTTTAC GGCAATTTCAACTGGAATTTCTGTATACCGGGGGAAATCGGGAATTCTGGAATACGTTGTTGCGGGGTTATTTAGTGGTACCTTGTATAAGTGGAATATGGGTCCGAGGGGCTGGGTAGTCGGGGGCGGATTAG GGGCAGTGTTGGGTTTAATAGCAGGCGGTGCCACTTTAGGTTTGTTAAGTTTGACAGGGATGTCGATGGATGAGGTCAGGTACTGGCAGTACCACTGGCAACGAGAGCGGCAAAACTACACAAATAAGGGTATAGCTGAGTACCTTGCCAAGGAAGAAGATGAAGTTGTCCAGCACCACAATAAGAGAGTCGGAAATTCGGGAAAAACATTAGAAAATGTGGCCGAGTAA